Proteins from a single region of Kwoniella newhampshirensis strain CBS 13917 chromosome 10 map unlocalized Ctg15, whole genome shotgun sequence:
- a CDS encoding N-acetyl-gamma-glutamyl-phosphate reductase produces the protein MLRRSINIPRTTLSVSRPATTARAFTKPSLPVSASSQLTKSNVVLELDVKKVGNEIRKRGLTSALSNQRDGGMDRDTIIRLLYSLGSKHEVERYLRIFTQSSQAGATGAVLPEAKFAVLKIGGAILTNELDDLALSLSFLNRLGLYPIVLHGAGPQLNEILEAEGVVPDYEDGIRITDAKTLAVARRVFLQENLKLTTALERLGTRARPIPTGVFTAEYLNKEKYGLVGKITSVNKAPIEAAIRAGCLPILTSLAENAEGQILNVNADIAAGELARVLEPMKIVYLNEKGGLFHGVTGKKISTINLDEEYDALMKESWVKFGTKLKIREIKELLDTLPRTSSVAIISTDMLQKELFTDAGAGTLIRRGYKLYKQPSVEAVGSTQLRQIFTDRDPEVKSGRKSVAEIFSELKNSPHTIYGDEPFDVVAVVSHPEGETPVMTKFLPSRNGILNKIVDNVFDAIKKDHKRLFWTAKADDENRAWHFERADGSFTRAGRSLFWYGVPDVKQVETIIQGFEENGRIERVFLPVGPSVPPHRIASTGGARAFSTSARPSASSASSSFSRRGYATATDAPKKRVALIGARGYTGQNLISLINNHPHLDLTHVSSRELAGLPLKEYTKSDVSYSNLSVQHVGMMAENNEVDAWVMALPNGICKPFVDAIDAAASKGGKSVIVDLSADYRFEKDWTYGLPELYGRESTKTSTRISNPGCYATNTQMLLAPLMPHLDKHQAPSVFGISGYSGAGTKSGEKDAEGRPKTVAKVTPDDLRGGIRPYTLTDHIHEREATTQLRQLLPEGESSSFSLAFIPNVAPWFSGIISILTAPLEKTMRASEILELYEAKYGSERLCVVGKGVPDVKEAEGKHGWRVGGVQVHSSGKRVVVVGALDNLLKGAATQCMQNLNLALGYEELDGIPLDKL, from the exons ATGCTCAGACGATCGATTAACATCCCTCGAACAACCCTTTCCGTCTCTCGTCCCGCTACCACCGCTAGAGCATTCACCAAACCATCCCTTCCGGTTTCCGCATCCTCTCAGTTGACCAAGTCCAATGTCGTCCTCGAATTAGATGTGAAGAAAGTAGGGAACGAGATCAGGAAGCGTGGCTTGACTAGCGCTTTGAGCAATCAACGCGATGGTGGTATGGACAGG GACACGATCATACGATTGCTCTACTCGCTCGGATCCAAACACGAGGTCGAGAGATATCTTCGTATCTTCACCCAATCCTCTCAAGCAGGTGCAACCGGTGCTGTCCTTCCTGAAGCCAAATTCGCTGTCCTCAA AATCGGAGGTGCGATTCTCACCAAcgagcttgatgatctcgccctctccctttctttcctGAATAGGCTAGGCTTATACCCTATTGTCCTCCACGGTGCCGGTCCTCAACT CAATGAAATTCTAGAAGCCGAGGGTGTGGTACCTGACTACGAGGACGGTATTCGTATCACTG ATGCCAAGACGCTCGCCGTTGCTCGA CGAGTATTCCTACAGGAGAACCTCAAACTGACCACTGCCCTCGAACGCCTCGGCACACGTGCTCGACCCATCCCCACCGGTGTCTTCACAGCCGAATATCTCAACAAGGAAAAATACGGTCTCGTTGGCAAGATCACCAGCGTCAACAAGGCTCCTATCGAGGCCGCTATCCGGGCCGGGTGTTTGCCCATCCTTACCAGTCTGGCTGAGAACGCCGAGGGTCAAATTCTGAACGTCAACGCCGACATCGCTGCCGGAGAGTTGGCTCGAGttctcgag CCCATGAAAATTGTCTACTTGAACGAGAAGGGTGGTCTGTTCCATGGTGTCACAGGCAAGAAGATTTCTACCATCAACCTCGACGAAGAGTACGACGCTCTCATGAAGGAGTCCTGGGTCAAATTCGGTACTAAGCTCAAGATCCGAGAGATCAAGGAACTTCTCGACACTCTTCCCCGAACCTCATCCGTCGCTatcatctccaccgacATGCTTCAAAAGGAGCTCTTCACTGACGCCGGTGCGGGTACCCTGATCCGACGAGGCTACAAGCTTTACAAGCAGCCCTCCGTTGAGGCAGTCGGTTCCACCCAACTCCGACAGATCTTTACCGACCGGGACCCAGAGGTCAAGTCTGGCCGAAAGTCTGTTGCTGAGATCTTCTCCGAGCTTAAGAACAGCCCCCACACCATCTACGGTGACGAGCCTTTCGACGTTGTCGCTGTCGTCTCCCATCCTGAGGGCGAAACTCCCGTTATGACAAAattccttccttctcgaaaTGGTATCCTCAACAAGATCGTTGACAACGTCTTTGATGCGATTAAGAAAGACCACAAGCGACTGTTTTGGACTGCCAAGGCCGATGACGAGAACCGGGCTTGGCACTTCGAGCGAGCCGACGGCAGCTTCACTCGAGCTGGACGCAGTCTGTTCTGGTACGGTGTACCTGATGTAAAGCAGGTTGAGACCATCATCCAAGGTTTCGAGGAGAACGGCCGCATTGAAAGAGTCTTCCTCCCTGTTGGACCAAGcgttcctcctcaccgAATCGCTTCCACCGGTGGCGCCCGAGCTTTCTCCACTTCTGCTCgtccttccgcttcttctgcctcttcctcattctcACGACGAGGTTACGCCACCGCTACCGACGCCCCCAAAAAGCGAGTCGCACTTATCGGTGCTCGAGGCTACACTGGCCAGAACCTGATTTCCCTTATCAACAATCACCCTCACCTTGACTTGACTCACGTATCATCACGAGAGCTCGCCGGTCTGCCCTTGAAGGAGTACACTAAATCCGACGTGTCTTACTCCAACTTGTCCGTCCAGCATGTCGGCATGATGGCAGAGAACAACGAGGTCGACGCTTGGGTCATGGCTCTCCCAAACGGCATCTGCAAACCCTTTGTTGATGCTATCGATGCTGCGGCCTCGAAGGGCGGAAAGAGTGTGATCGTGGATCTCAGTGCGGACTATCGATTTGAGAAGGACTGGACCTATGGCTTGCCGG AATTGTACGGACGAGAATCGACCAAGACCTCAACCAGAATCTCGAACCCGGGATGTTATGCTACCAACACACAGATGTTGCTCGCGCCCTTGATGCCTCACTTGGACAAGCACCAGGCACCTTCGGTCTTTGGTATCTCCGGATACTCTGGCGCTGGGACCAAGAGTGGTGAGAAGGATGCTGAGGGTAGGCCAAAGACTGTTgcgaaggtg ACTCCCGACGATCTCCGAGGCGGTATTCGACCATACACATTGACCGACCACATCCACGAACGAGAAGCTACCACTCAACTCCGACAACTCCTCCCGGAAGGCGAGAGCTCCAGTTTCTCCTTGGCCTTCATCCCCAACGTCGCACCCTGGTTCAGCGgaatcatctccatcctcacTGCACCTCTCGaaaagacgatgagagCGTCGGAGATCTTGGAGTTGTATGAGGCGAAATATGGTTCCGAGAGACTTTGTGTGGTCGGTAAGGGTGTTCCGGACGTTAAGGAGGCTGAGGGGAAACATGGATGGAGGGTCGGGGGTGTTCAGGTTCACAGTTCAGGCAAGAGAGTAGTGGTCGTA GGTGCACTTGATAACTTGTTGAAGGGTGCCGCAACACAATGTatgcag AACCTTAACCTTGCACTCGGTTATGAGGAACTCGATGGTATCCCCCTCGACAAGCTTTAA
- a CDS encoding mitochondrial 54S ribosomal protein bL21m, with translation MSIRPTLSSSLTRLSIRSLQTTAPLPPPTPTTPLPPSSSSTSTNASSTPTASSSALARLPPLLPASTPTPRLPQTTSSAIQLINSQSTPSSARYILARLHARTYLLHPRDVLTVPLLKPVQTPGTTLSLTRIMEVGSRDYAIRSSGAEAKALKSKMDWKERRLTTFEGIPEHVVRCELTVLEHTKSPLERILKKKRRKGYKKTIEHKQGWTRLRVGDIILGETATKGSQ, from the exons ATGTCGATCAGACCAACATTGTCATCGT CTCTCACAAGACTGTCCATCCGATCACTTCAGACCACTGCACCCTTGCcacctcccactcccaccacccctcttcctccttcgtcaagCAGTACTTCCACCAATGCTAGCTCGACTCCCACCGCGAGCAGTTccgctctcgctcgactccctccacttttgCCCGCTTCGACACCCACCCCTCGACTCCCGCAAACGACATCATCCGCTATCCAACTGATCAACTCTCAATCCACCCCCTCATCAGCCCGATACATCCTCGCCCGACTTCACGCTCGAACATAtctgcttcatcctcgagaTGTCCTCACTGTCCCATTGCTCAAACCTGTCCAAACACCCGGGACgaccctctccctcacccGAATAATGGAGGTCGGATCGAGGGATTATGCGATCCGATCGTCTGGTGCCGAGGCAAAGGCTCTCAAGTCCAAGATGGattggaaagagaggagattgacgaCGTTCGAGGGGATTCCGGAGCATGTGGTCAGATGCGAATTGACAGTGTTGGAACATACCAAATCGCCTTTGGAGAGGATactcaagaagaagagaagaaagggatatAAGAAGACAATCGAGCATAAGCAGGGTTGGACAAGGTTGAGAGTAGGAGATATCATCCTGGGTGAGACCGCCACGAAGGGGAGTCAATAG
- a CDS encoding ATP synthase subunit alpha, mitochondrial: protein MRVAFRNSLRGAVASSARTRVAPVAVRTYATAKPAASEVSSILEGRIAGASVGGDVQETGRVLTIGDGIARVYGLRNVQAEEMVEFSSGVRGMCLNLEADNVGVTIFGNDRLIKEGDTVKRTGQIVDVPVGPELLGRVVDALGNPIDGKGPVKAAGRTKAQLKAPGILPRRSVHEPMQTGLKSVDSLVPIGRGQRELIIGDRQTGKSAVAIDAILNQKKWNDGADESKKLYCVYVAVGQKRSTVAQLVKTLEENDAMKYTIIVAATASEAAPLQYLAPFSGCAMGEWFRDNGRHALIIYDDLSKQAVAYRQMSLLLRRPPGREAYPGDVFYLHSRLLERAAKMNADYGAGSLTALPIIETQGGDVSAYIPTNVISITDGQIFLEAELFFKGVRPAINVGLSVSRVGSAAQTKLMKSVAGSLKLYLAQYREVAAFAQFGSDLDASTRYLLNRGARLTELLKQPQYTPMPTEVMAPLIYAGVNGLLDKVPVDKINAWEQSFTEQLKTQHSALLEKLSGGVLTKDIEEEMKKIIEGHVADFTA, encoded by the exons ATGCGCGTCGCTTTCAGGAACTCGCTCAGGGGTGCCGTCGCTTCGAGC GCCCGAACTCGTGTCGCCCCCGTCGCCGTCAGGACTTACGCTACTGCTAAGCCTG CCGCTTCTGAggtctcctccatcctcgagGGCCGAATCGCTGGTGCTTCCGTCGGCGGTGATGTCCAGGAGACCGGTCGAGTTCTCACCATCGGTGACGGTATCGCCCGTGTCTACGGTCTTCGAAACGTCCAGGCCGAGGAGATGGTTGAGTTCTCCTCTGGTGTCCGAGGAATGTGCTTGAACTTGGAAGCCGACAACGTCGGTGTCACCATCTTCGGTAACGATAGGTTGATCAAGGAGGGTGACACTGTCAAGCGAACTGGTCAAATTGTCGATGTCCCCGTTGGCCCCGAGCTTCTCGGTCGAGTGGTCGACGCTTTGGGTAACCCCATCGACGGTAAGGGTCCTGTCAAGGCCGCTGGTCGAACCAAGGCCCAACTCAAGGCCCCCGGTATCTTGCCCCGACGATCCGTCCACGAGCCCATGCAAACCGGTCTCAAGTCCGTCGACTCTTTGGTCCCT ATCGGTCGAGGTCAGCGAGAGCTTATCATTGGTGACCGACAGACCGGTAAATCCGCTGTCGCCATCGACGCCATTCTTAACCAGAAGAAGTGGAACGACGGTGCCGATGAGTCTAAGAAGCTCTACTGTGTCTACGTCGCTGTCGGTCAGAAGCGATCTACCGTTGCTCAGCTCGTCAAGACCCTTGAGGAGAACGACGCCATGAAGTACACCATCATTGTCGCCGCTACCGCCTCCGAGGCCGCTCCTCTTCAGTACCTCGCCCCCTTCTCTGGTTGTGCCATGGGAGAGTGGTTCCGAGACAACGGTCGACACGCCTTGATCATTTACGATGACTTGTCCAAGCAGGCTGTCGCTTACCGACAGATGTCTttgcttcttcgacgacctCCTGGTCGAGAGGCTTACCCTGGTGACGTTTTCTACCTCCACTCTCGACTTCTCGAGCGTGCCGCCAAGATGAACGCCGACTACGGTGCCGGTTCCCTCACTGCCCTTCCCATCATTGAGACCCAAGGTGGTGATGTGTCCGCCTATATCCCTACCAACGTTATCTCCATTACCGACGGTCAGATCTTCTTGGAGGCTGAGCTCTTCTTCAAGGGTGTTCGACCTGCTATCAACGtcggat TGTCCGTCTCTCGAGTCGGTTCCGCCGCCCAGACCAAGCTTATGAAGTCCGTTGCCGGTTCGCTCAAGCTCTACCTCGCCCAGTACCGAGAAGTCGCTGCCTTCGCTCAATTCGGTTCCGATCT TGATGCCTCTACCCGATACCTCCTCAACCGAGGTGCCCGTCTCACTGAGCTCCTCAAGCAGCCTCAGTACACCCC CATGCCCACTGAGGTTATGGCTCCTCTCATCTACGCCGGTGTTAACGGTCTGCTCGACAAGGTCCCCGTTGACAAGATCAACGCTTGGGAGCAGTCCTT CACCGAGCAGCTCAAGACCCAACACTCTGCTCTCCTCGAGAAGCTCAGCGGCGGTGTTTTGACCAAGGAtatcgaggaggagatgaagaagatcatcgaggGTCACGTTGCCGACTTCACCGCTTAG